One window from the genome of Sesamum indicum cultivar Zhongzhi No. 13 linkage group LG15, S_indicum_v1.0, whole genome shotgun sequence encodes:
- the LOC105178020 gene encoding ferrochelatase-2, chloroplastic, with amino-acid sequence MSQPMNARIQALPPSLLQPRAKLSAQRICPCLRLQLEAFAHSKLLKTSLVSRDSFGWSKTQSVFAERSVKHSSELGALVTSGSQEVPATAFVDNDKIGVLLLNLGGPETLDDVQPFLFNLFADPDIIRLPRLFRFLQKPLAQFISVVRSPKSKEGYASIGGGSPLRRITDAQAEELRKALCDKNVPAKVYVGMRYWHPFTEEAIEQIKRDGITKLVVLPLYPQFSISTSGSSLRLLENIFREDEYLVNMQHTVIPSWYQREGYIKAMADLIEKELEKFDSPQEVMIFFSAHGVPLAYVEEAGDPYKAEMEECVDLIMEELERRTINNAYTLAYQSRVGPVEWLKPYTDETIIELGRKGVKRLLAVPISFVSEHIETLEEIDVEYKELALKSGIEQWGRVPALGCEPTFISDLADAVIESLPYVGAMAVSNLEARQSLVPLGSVEELLAAYDSQRRELPPPVVVWEWGWTKSAETWNGRAAMLAVLVLLVLEVTTGEGFLHQWGILPLFR; translated from the exons GCTGCAGCCACGAGCCAAGCTTTCTGCTCAGCGGATCTGTCCCTGCCTAAGGCTGCAATTGGAGGCTTTTGCACATTCTAAGCTGTTGAAAACTTCCCTTGTTTCAAGAGATTCATTTGGATGGTCCAAGACGCAATCTGTATTTGCGGAGCGATCAGTCAAGCATTCATCAGAATTAGGAGCACTGGTTACCTCTGGATCTCAAGAAGTCCCTGCCACTGCATTTGTTGATAATGACAAGATTGGAGTATTGTTGCTGAACCTTGGAGGCCCTGAGACTCTAGATGATGTACAGCCGTTCTTGTTTAATCTTTTTGCGGATCCA GACATTATTCGTCTGCCAAGATTGTTTCGCTTTCTACAAAAGCCTTTGGCACAATTTATATCTGTTGTTAGATCTCCGAAGAGCAAAGAGGGATATGCTTCAATTGGTGGTGGTTCTCCTCTGCGTCGAATCACTGATGCTCAG GCTGAGGAGTTGAGAAAGGCACTATGCGACAAGAATGTTCCAGCAAAGGTGTATGTTGGTATGCGTTACTGGCATCCGTTCACTGAAGAAGCTATTGAACAG ATCAAACGAGATGGAATTACAAAGCTTGTTGTGCTTCCTCTGTACCCTCAGTTTTCAATCTCAACAAGTGGTTCAAGCCTTCGCTTACTGGAGAATATATTCAG GGAGGACGAATATCTTGTCAACATGCAGCACACTGTTATTCCTTCCTGGTACCAGCGGGAAGGATATATAAAAGCTATGGCAGATTTAATTGAAAAGGAGTTGGAAAAATTTGACTCCCCTCAGGAG GTGATGATTTTCTTTAGTGCTCACGGGGTACCACTTGCGTATGTCGAGGAAGCTGGTGATCCGTACAAAGCTGAGATGGAGGAGTGCGTGGACTTGATCATGGAAGAACTGGAAAGGAGAACGATAAATAATGCATATACCCTTGCCTATCag AGTAGAGTTGGACCAGTAGAATGGTTGAAACCCTACACAGATGAGACAATAATTGAGCTTGGTCGAAAAGGAGTAAAACGACTTCTAGCTGTCCCAATTAG TTTTGTAAGTGAACATATTGAAACATTAGAGGAAATAGACGTTGAGTACAAAGAGTTGGCGCTAAAATCTGGCATTGAGCAATGGGGACGTGTTCCTGCACTTGGCTGTGAACCTACTTTCATTTCTGATTTGGCTGATGCAGTAATTGAAAGTCTTCCATATGTTGGAGCAATGGCTGTTTCAAACCTTGAAGCTCGACAG TCTCTAGTTCCACTTGGCAGTGTTGAGGAGCTTCTGGCCGCTTATGATTCACAACGTAGGGAGCTACCTCCTCCTGTCGTAGTTTGGGAATGGGGTTGGACAAAAAGTGCTGAAACATGGAACGGAAGAGCAGCGATGTTGGCTGTGCTCGTTCTTCTTGTACTTGAAGTGACAACCGGAGAAGGTTTTCTGCACCAGTGGGGTATATTGCCCTTGTTCCGATGA
- the LOC105178019 gene encoding patellin-3, giving the protein MAEQCEKKMPEEQTVGGAEGFLVVSDVPEAEETTCVEKDGNESLVVPEPEFMPVDVSSSSSDGHETQKIEDKASLSQEEGTRFADLSENEKKALQELKQLVREALNRHEFGSSASVEGKMPVAKGEEKKAPEEPGKVDPETEKDDSIPVKTIAKTLLEDDGAKTLEAIEETIVACVHSNPTEEKPQEKAEVGSKSPQEVFIWDVKLLEDERSDVILLKFLRARDFKVKDAFTMIKNTIKWRKEFGIDDLVEQDKEGHPVCYNVYGEFQNKELYHKMFSDEEKRQKFLRWRIQFLEKSIRKLDFRPGGISTIVQVNDLKNSPGPNRWELRQATNQALQLLQDNYPEFVAKQVFINVPWWYLALSKMINPFLTQRTKSKFVVSGPSRSTETLFKYISAEQIPTQYGGLSKDGDFGLADSVTEIIIKPSAKHIVEFPVPQACDVSWEARVVGWEVGYGAEFVPSAADGYTIIIQKMRRIGTSEEQVICSSYKVGEPGKMVLAINNLSSKKKKLLYRFKTKSSGN; this is encoded by the exons atGGCTGAGCAatgtgaaaagaaaatgccTGAGGAGCAGACAGTAGGGGGAGCTGAAGGATTCTTGGTTGTTAGTGATGTTCCTGAGGCTGAAGAAACCACCTGCGTAGAGAAAGATGGAAATGAGTCGCTTGTGGTGCCAGAACCTGAGTTCATGCCTGTGGATGTCAGTTCTAGTTCTTCTGATGGCCATGAGACTCAGAAAATTGAAGATAAAGCCTCTCTGTCTCAGGAAGAGGGCACCAGGTTCGCTGATCTTTcagaaaatgagaagaaagCCCTGCAAGAGCTGAAGCAACTCGTCCGAGAGGCTCTCAACAGGCACGAATTTGGCAGTTCTGCTTCTGTAGAGGGAAAAATGCCTGTGGCGAaaggagaagagaagaagGCACCGGAAGAACCTGGAAAGGTGGATCCTGAAACTGAGAAGGACGACTCGATTCCAGTGAAAACAATTGCAAAGACTTTACTGGAGGACGATGGTGCGAAAACCCTGGAAGCCATCGAAGAAACCATTGTTGCTTGCGTCCACTCAAATCCCACAGAAGAAAAGCCTCAGGAGAAAGCTGAAGTGGGTTCAAAATCGCCTCAGGAAGTATTCATCTGGGATGTAAAACTGCTGGAAGATGAGAGGAGTGATGTGATCCTGTTGAAGTTCTTGCGGGCCCGTGATTTCAAGGTGAAGGACGCGTTTACCATGATCAAGAACACTATAAAGTGGAGAAAAGAATTTGGTATCGATGATCTTGTTGAACAAGACAAAGAAGGCCATCCCGTTTGCTACAATGTCTACGGCGAGTTCCAAAACAAAGAGCTTTATCATAAAATGTTTTCTGATGAAGAAAAAAGGCAGAAATTCCTAAGGTGGAGAATCCAGTTTCTTGAGAAGAGCATCAGGAAACTGGATTTTCGCCCTGGTGGGATTTCCACCATTGTTCAGGTCAATGACCTCAAGAATTCTCCAGGGCCTAATAGATGGGAGCTAAGGCAAGCAACTAACCAGGCCCTTCAATTGCTTCAAGATAATTATCCTGAATTTGTTGCAAAACAg GTGTTCATCAATGTACCATGGTGGTACCTGGCCCTGAGCAAAATGATCAACCCTTTTCTGACTCAGAGGAccaaaagcaagtttgttgTTTCTGGTCCTTCCAGATCCACAGAGACCCTTTTCAA ATACATATCTGCTGAGCAAATCCCAACACAGTATGGTGGACTAAGCAAAGATGGGGATTTCGGGTTAGCTGACAGTGTTACTGAAATTATCATCAAACCTTCAGCCAAGCACATTGTGGAATTTCCTGTCCCTCAG GCGTGCGATGTGAGCTGGGAGGCAAGAGTGGTGGGATGGGAAGTTGGGTATGGTGCTGAATTCGTTCCGAGCGCGGCAGACGGGTACACGATAATAATACAGAAAATGAGGAGAATTGGGACAAGTGAAGAGCAAGTGATCTGTAGCAGCTACAAAGTTGGTGAGCCTGGAAAAATGGTTCTTGCCATAAACAATCTGAGttcaaagaagaagaagttgcTGTATAGGTTCAAAACAAAGAGTTCTGGTAACTAA
- the LOC105178364 gene encoding uncharacterized protein LOC105178364, with protein sequence MHRTAIVLSHRTLRNRATALLQNANILHNSQLNNSAKPVNENGFFPLRALFYSTYTFTRRVPDPNDPATLMKEDGVAVCSQMWIENFQEPEKTVGNLTNYLRRFELWVLAYQKVCTDETGAYLPRSSITRPALEDLLALRNAVLDGRFKWGARLEFFIRSPKDKTEYESLSKRKIRAILTTTQPAPFQDKIVQEVLLMILEPIYEARFSQKSFAFRPGRNAHTVLRVIRRSFAGYLWYIKGDLSTVLDGMKVGMVVSALMRDVRDKKVIDLIKAALTTPVITSRVDDGEKKKKKKRKYQKKRVLAEDEPKPDPYWLETFFGFAPEEAETHPSWGHCGILSPLLANICLDELDRWMEDKIKEFYRPSTSDVIWNSPDGEAEQGNTSWPEFVPTSGPDKTRKIDYIRYGGHILIGVRGPRADAATLRKQLIEFCDQKYMLKLDNESLPIEHITKGIMFLDHVLCRRVVYPTLRYTATGGKIISEKGVGTLLSVTASLKQCIKQFRKLNFLKGDRDPDPQPCFRMFHATQAHTNAQMNKLLSTMVEWYRYADNRKKIVNFCSYIIRGSLAKLYAAKYKLRSRAKVYKIGARNLSRPLKEKKGQSPEYHNLLRMGLVESIDGLLYTRMSLVPETDYSPFPAGWRPDHEKALLEYIRLEDSKTLEEERNCLKEQGLISPQDYISML encoded by the coding sequence ATGCATCGGACTGCTATCGTGTTGAGCCACAGAACACTCAGAAACAGAGCTACAGCTTTATTGCAGAACGCAAACATATTACACAACTCTCAATTGAATAATAGTGCCAAGCCAGTAAATGAAAATGGTTTTTTTCCACTCAGAGCACTTTTTTACAGCACTTATACGTTTACTAGGCGAGTTCCTGACCCGAATGATCCGGCCACCTTGATGAAGGAGGACGGCGTCGCTGTTTGTTCACAAATGTGGATAGAGAATTTCCAGGAGCCGGAGAAAACTGTTGGTAATTTGACCAACTATTTGAGGAGGTTTGAGTTGTGGGTGTTGGCATACCAGAAGGTTTGCACCGACGAGACAGGCGCATACCTGCCCCGTAGCTCCATTACCCGTCCTGCGCTTGAGGACTTGTTGGCACTTAGGAATGCTGTTCTTGATGGCAGGTTTAAGTGGGGAGCTAGGTTAGAGTTTTTCATTAGGTCTCCCAAGGACAAAACGGAATATGAGTCATTATCAAAGAGGAAGATTAGGGCAATTTTGACAACTACACAGCCGGCGCCTTTCCAGGATAAGATTGTTCAGGAGGTGTTACTGATGATTTTGGAGCCCATTTATGAAGCAAGGTTTTCACAGAAGTCATTTGCATTTAGGCCAGGAAGGAATGCCCATACGGTGTTGAGGGTGATCAGAAGGAGTTTTGCAGGGTACTTGTGGTATATAAAGGGAGATTTGAGTACGGTGTTGGATGGTATGAAGGTTGGGATGGTGGTTAGTGCTCTGATGAGGGATGTTAGGGATAAGAAGgtgattgatttgataaaGGCTGCATTAACCACACCAGTGATCACGAGTAGGGTTGATGatggagagaagaaaaagaagaagaaacggAAGTATCAAAAGAAGAGAGTTCTTGCAGAAGATGAACCGAAGCCAGATCCTTATTGGCTGGAAACATTTTTTGGGTTTGCACCAGAGGAAGCTGAAACACATCCTTCATGGGGTCATTGTGGAATCCTTAGTCCTCTTTTGGCTAACATATGCCTGGACGAATTGGACCGATGGATGGAAGATAAAATTAAGGAATTCTATAGGCCATCTACAAGTGATGTCATATGGAATAGTCCTGATGGGGAGGCAGAACAAGGAAATACATCTTGGCCGGAATTTGTGCCCACAAGTGGTCCTGATAAGACTAGGAAAATTGACTACATACGCTACGGTGGTCATATCTTGATTGGAGTTAGAGGACCAAGGGCAGATGCAGCAACTCTGAGAAAGCAGTTGATAGAATTCTGTGACCAGAAGTATATGCTAAAACTTGACAATGAGAGCCTCCCTATTGAACACATAACTAAAGGCATAATGTTTCTTGACCATGTATTATGCCGAAGAGTTGTGTATCCTACTCTGCGATATACCGCTACTGGCGGGAAAATTATCAGTGAGAAGGGTGTGGGGACACTATTGTCTGTCACAGCTAGCTTGAAGCAGTGCATTAAACAGTTTAGGAAGTTGAACTTTCTGAAGGGAGATAGGGATCCAGACCCACAACCTTGTTTCAGAATGTTCCATGCTACCCAGGCTCACACAAATGCCCAAATGAATAAGCTGTTGTCAACAATGGTTGAGTGGTACCGATATGCTGATAACAGGaagaaaatagttaatttttgTTCATACATCATTAGAGGCTCACTTGCAAAGCTCTATGCCGCAAAGTACAAGCTGAGGTCACGAGCAAAAGTTTACAAGATTGGGGCTCGGAATTTGAGTCGTCCTCTTAAGGAAAAGAAAGGGCAATCACCAGAGTATCATAATTTGTTGAGAATGGGTCTCGTGGAATCAATTGATGGACTCCTATATACCCGAATGTCTCTTGTACCTGAAACGGACTACTCTCCTTTCCCGGCAGGATGGAGACCGGATCATGAGAAAGCATTACTGGAATATATAAGGCTTGAGGACTCAAAAACTCTTGAGGAGGAACGCAACTGCCTTAAAGAACAAGGCCTGATTTCACCTCAGGATTACATTTCAATGCTA